The following are from one region of the Paenalkalicoccus suaedae genome:
- a CDS encoding ABC transporter ATP-binding protein, which translates to MLSVEELDVRFKSDGEEVTVVDGISFTIKKGETLGVVGESGCGKSVTSLSIMGLIPKPPGRIAGGRIMFEGKNLLELKESQMRKIRGNEISMIFQEPMTSLNPVFTVGKQIDEVLLLHNSMSKADARKRSIEMLKLVGIPRAGQIYDNFPYQLSGGMRQRVMIAIGLACQPKLLIADEPTTALDVTIQAQILALMQDLKEKTDTAIMFITHDLGVVAEMCDRVIVMYAGQVVETADVDTLFNETEHPYTLGLLHSIPDAYAKVDRLEAIRGQVPLPGTVERGCRFADRCDSVMERCRVEEPPLMQTSATHQTRCWLVAEKDGGADNV; encoded by the coding sequence ATGCTATCAGTAGAAGAATTAGACGTACGCTTTAAAAGCGATGGAGAAGAGGTAACGGTTGTTGACGGCATCTCTTTTACGATAAAAAAAGGGGAGACGCTCGGAGTTGTAGGGGAATCTGGTTGTGGCAAGAGTGTAACCTCCCTCTCAATCATGGGGCTTATCCCTAAACCGCCAGGCAGAATTGCTGGTGGGAGAATTATGTTTGAAGGTAAAAATTTGCTCGAGCTCAAGGAATCGCAGATGAGAAAGATTCGTGGTAACGAGATTTCGATGATTTTCCAAGAGCCAATGACGTCGTTAAATCCAGTATTTACAGTCGGGAAGCAGATTGATGAGGTGCTCTTACTGCACAATTCGATGTCGAAAGCAGATGCACGGAAGCGTTCGATTGAGATGCTGAAGCTAGTTGGGATTCCTCGAGCAGGACAAATTTATGACAACTTTCCGTATCAGCTTTCAGGAGGAATGAGACAGCGTGTCATGATTGCGATTGGTCTTGCCTGTCAGCCGAAGCTCCTCATAGCTGACGAGCCAACGACGGCGCTTGACGTGACGATTCAAGCGCAGATCCTGGCTCTCATGCAGGATTTAAAAGAAAAAACGGACACGGCGATTATGTTTATTACGCACGATCTTGGAGTTGTGGCGGAAATGTGCGACCGCGTGATCGTGATGTATGCTGGACAGGTTGTGGAGACGGCCGATGTGGATACGCTCTTTAATGAAACGGAGCATCCGTATACGCTTGGGCTGCTTCACTCCATTCCGGACGCATATGCGAAGGTAGATCGATTGGAGGCTATTCGTGGGCAAGTTCCATTGCCAGGTACGGTCGAGCGAGGCTGTCGCTTTGCGGATCGATGTGATTCTGTCATGGAGCGATGTCGCGTAGAGGAGCCACCGCTTATGCAAACGTCTGCGACACACCAGACAAGGTGCTGGCTTGTAGCAGAAAAGGATGGAGGGGCGGACAATGTCTAA
- a CDS encoding ABC transporter ATP-binding protein: MSNYLLDVKSLKIYFPQKSGILKNKKSYVKAVDDISFSIKEGETLGLVGESGCGKSTTGRGMIRLVPTTEGEILFNGRNLAELSSGEMREQRKDMQMVFQDPYASLNPRLTVERILAEPLKAHGVTNKKEQRKRIEEMLEVVGLNKNYLHRYAHEFSGGQRQRIGIARALILNPKLIIADEPVAALDVSIQAQVLNLMKDLQEQFGLTYLFISHDLSVVRHLCNRVAVMYLGRIVEIGDTDTIYENHSHPYTQTLLAAIPVSNPRQKRERIILQGDVPSPVDPPKGCAFVGRCPKVHDRCHEVRPQLQVLPTGQEVACHLYDEQKEEAT; encoded by the coding sequence ATGTCTAATTATTTACTAGATGTGAAGAGTCTCAAAATCTATTTTCCTCAAAAAAGTGGGATCTTGAAAAATAAGAAGTCGTACGTGAAGGCAGTAGATGATATCTCCTTCTCGATCAAAGAGGGGGAGACGCTCGGGCTCGTTGGGGAGTCTGGATGTGGCAAATCGACGACGGGTAGAGGGATGATCCGGCTTGTACCGACGACAGAAGGAGAGATCCTGTTTAACGGGAGAAACTTAGCGGAACTGTCGTCAGGAGAAATGCGCGAGCAGAGGAAGGACATGCAGATGGTGTTCCAGGATCCGTACGCGTCGTTAAACCCGAGACTGACGGTCGAGCGCATTTTAGCGGAGCCACTGAAGGCACATGGTGTGACGAATAAAAAAGAACAGCGCAAGCGCATTGAAGAGATGCTCGAGGTCGTTGGACTTAATAAAAACTATTTGCATCGATATGCGCACGAGTTTTCCGGTGGACAACGACAGCGCATTGGGATTGCGCGAGCGTTGATTTTAAACCCGAAGCTCATTATTGCCGATGAGCCAGTGGCGGCACTAGACGTGTCGATTCAGGCGCAGGTGCTAAATTTGATGAAGGATTTGCAGGAGCAGTTTGGATTGACGTACTTATTCATTTCGCATGATTTGAGCGTCGTGAGGCATTTATGTAACCGCGTTGCGGTCATGTATTTAGGACGTATTGTGGAAATTGGCGATACGGATACCATTTATGAAAATCACTCGCATCCGTATACGCAGACGTTGCTTGCTGCTATTCCAGTGTCAAATCCGCGTCAAAAACGAGAGCGTATCATCTTACAAGGGGATGTGCCGTCTCCTGTCGATCCACCTAAAGGATGTGCCTTCGTTGGTAGATGTCCGAAGGTGCATGATCGCTGTCACGAGGTGCGACCACAGCTTCAGGTATTACCTACTGGGCAAGAGGTGGCCTGCCACTTGTATGATGAACAAAAGGAGGAAGCAACATGA
- the iadA gene encoding beta-aspartyl-peptidase, whose protein sequence is MKLSLIKNANVFSPEALGVVDVLVGGGKILAIGESLSESFAGVTDVVDAGGAYVLPGLIDGHVHITGGGGEGGFKTRTPELTLTDCIEAGITTVVGVIGTDGTSRTMANLVAKAKGLTEEGITCYCQSGNYHIPVKTLTGSIQDDMMFVQEIIGAGEIAIADHRSSQPTVQELAKLASEARIGGMLSGKGGTVTIHIGDGKDELDLLEEVIETTVLPISQFWPTHINRNPSLVERGIAFAKRGGVVDLTTSCLEEEEEDELAPSKILAQMLREGVRADHVTFTSDGQGSLPSFHPDGSFKGLEVGRVTSLFKEVRDAFLVEGLDLETAWSVATTNVADVLKLEGKGKISLGYDADLLIVEPDSFEIESVMAKGVWLKLGGQQLVKGTFE, encoded by the coding sequence ATGAAGCTTAGCTTAATAAAAAACGCGAATGTGTTTTCTCCCGAAGCGCTTGGTGTTGTAGATGTGCTAGTCGGAGGCGGGAAAATCCTTGCGATCGGCGAATCGTTGTCGGAGTCGTTTGCGGGTGTCACGGATGTCGTGGATGCGGGCGGTGCGTATGTATTACCTGGACTCATCGATGGTCACGTGCACATCACAGGTGGCGGTGGCGAAGGTGGCTTTAAAACGCGCACCCCGGAATTGACGCTCACGGACTGCATTGAGGCAGGAATCACAACGGTTGTTGGTGTGATTGGCACGGATGGCACGAGCCGCACGATGGCCAATTTAGTTGCCAAGGCGAAGGGTCTCACGGAAGAGGGCATTACCTGCTACTGCCAGAGCGGGAATTATCATATTCCTGTGAAAACATTAACGGGATCGATTCAGGATGATATGATGTTTGTACAGGAAATTATCGGCGCGGGCGAAATTGCGATCGCCGATCATCGCTCGTCGCAACCAACCGTCCAGGAGCTTGCGAAGCTTGCAAGTGAAGCGAGAATTGGGGGCATGCTGTCAGGTAAAGGTGGCACGGTCACGATTCACATTGGTGACGGCAAGGATGAGCTCGATTTACTCGAGGAAGTGATTGAGACAACGGTGTTACCAATTAGCCAGTTTTGGCCGACACATATTAATCGAAACCCGTCGCTTGTGGAACGAGGAATCGCGTTTGCAAAGCGCGGTGGCGTGGTTGATTTAACGACGAGCTGCTTGGAGGAGGAAGAAGAGGATGAGCTTGCGCCAAGCAAAATACTCGCGCAGATGCTGCGTGAGGGCGTACGTGCTGATCACGTTACCTTTACCTCGGATGGGCAAGGGAGTTTGCCATCGTTTCATCCAGATGGATCGTTTAAGGGGCTAGAGGTTGGTCGCGTGACGAGTCTTTTTAAAGAGGTGCGGGATGCGTTTTTGGTCGAGGGCTTAGACTTAGAGACGGCCTGGAGCGTGGCGACAACGAACGTGGCTGACGTGCTCAAGCTTGAGGGGAAAGGGAAAATCTCTCTTGGATACGATGCGGATCTGCTTATTGTTGAGCCGGATTCCTTTGAGATTGAAAGCGTGATGGCGAAGGGCGTTTGGCTGAAATTGGGTGGTCAGCAGCTCGTAAAAGGGACATTTGAGTAG
- a CDS encoding sigma 54-interacting transcriptional regulator: MTMEATEKRTLILVTGSEETKQTLMEQLEDSIGELVTIRAFAVEENVIPELYNETVLLSSELVVEEVSGFLHDCQVIVASRIVNFHFVDQLIELRAGTEVLYVNDYPETVNEAIESLQQVGLDHLKYYPFYPGKKMMKRVAIAVTPGEVELVPDFVERVINVGPRLLDISTVLEVCEVLQLPSYMTKRISNRFILRIIELSRRIASVTQEATQLSRHLMQVVDGVHDGILAVDTSETITVFNGILETLLSVRGKRMVGRHVSDVIMNESLRTFLLSEETEAYMTIEKKELMVHAFTVDADGTKVVTIKNAGEALEMEKKRKRELMKKGYIAKYTLQDIVGRNERLEETKRIAQKLAKSDLTILIEGESGTGKELFASSIHRESPRRNGPFLAVNFSALPEDLVESELFGYEEGAFTGARKGGRIGLFEQANGGTIFLDEIGDVSVKVQARLLRVLQEKELLRIGGDEIIPVDVRVIAATNRNLLDMIEDGAFREDLYHRLKVLFLHLPPLRQRKDDIDQLVRYFIHQAEQSQVRVHPFVFEQLRSYDWFGNVRELKNTIDYMLTVCDGDEIHMKDIPNESFFQQRSRLSLVEEVSAEPEAMLTIPEEELRNVLELVLELSVKQESISRKKVMELARVRNLALTEQQVRYRLEILQERGYVYIQRGRMGTRITEAGKAYLNSVI, translated from the coding sequence ATGACGATGGAAGCGACGGAGAAGCGAACACTTATCTTAGTGACGGGATCTGAGGAGACAAAGCAAACGCTAATGGAACAGCTCGAGGATAGTATCGGCGAGCTCGTCACCATTCGTGCTTTTGCTGTGGAGGAAAATGTGATTCCGGAGCTGTACAACGAGACCGTGTTGCTTTCATCGGAGTTAGTCGTAGAAGAGGTGTCTGGTTTTTTACATGACTGTCAGGTGATCGTTGCGAGTCGGATCGTCAACTTTCACTTTGTCGACCAGCTAATTGAGCTTCGCGCCGGGACGGAAGTGCTGTATGTAAACGACTATCCAGAGACGGTGAACGAAGCGATTGAATCGTTGCAGCAGGTAGGCCTGGATCATCTGAAGTATTACCCCTTTTACCCGGGGAAAAAAATGATGAAGCGCGTGGCTATTGCGGTGACGCCAGGTGAAGTAGAGTTAGTCCCTGACTTTGTGGAGCGCGTCATTAATGTCGGACCGCGGCTTTTAGATATTAGCACGGTGCTTGAAGTGTGTGAGGTGCTGCAGCTACCATCTTATATGACAAAGCGGATTTCCAATCGTTTTATTTTGCGTATTATTGAGCTCAGCCGGCGGATTGCCTCCGTTACACAGGAAGCGACGCAACTGAGTCGTCATCTGATGCAGGTTGTAGATGGCGTGCACGATGGGATTCTTGCTGTTGATACGAGTGAGACGATCACGGTTTTTAACGGAATCCTAGAGACATTATTATCTGTTCGCGGCAAGCGCATGGTCGGTCGTCATGTGAGCGATGTCATCATGAATGAGTCGCTTCGTACTTTTCTTTTATCAGAGGAAACAGAGGCCTACATGACCATTGAGAAAAAAGAGCTCATGGTGCATGCCTTTACGGTGGATGCTGATGGCACGAAAGTAGTGACGATTAAAAACGCTGGTGAAGCGCTCGAGATGGAAAAGAAGCGAAAGCGAGAATTGATGAAAAAGGGATACATAGCAAAATATACGCTGCAAGATATTGTGGGGCGTAACGAACGATTGGAAGAAACAAAGCGTATTGCTCAAAAGCTTGCGAAGTCCGATTTGACGATTTTAATTGAGGGCGAGAGTGGTACAGGGAAAGAGCTGTTTGCAAGCTCCATTCACCGTGAGTCTCCACGTCGCAATGGTCCGTTTTTAGCGGTAAACTTTAGCGCGCTGCCAGAGGATTTAGTAGAGAGTGAGCTCTTTGGTTACGAAGAGGGCGCGTTTACTGGTGCTCGTAAAGGCGGTCGCATCGGTTTATTTGAGCAGGCAAATGGAGGAACAATCTTTTTAGATGAAATCGGAGATGTGAGTGTCAAAGTCCAGGCTCGGCTCTTGCGGGTGTTGCAGGAGAAAGAGTTGTTGCGGATTGGTGGTGACGAAATCATTCCTGTTGATGTACGGGTGATTGCGGCTACGAATCGAAACCTCCTCGATATGATTGAGGACGGGGCGTTTCGGGAGGATTTGTACCATCGTTTAAAGGTGCTATTTTTACATTTACCACCACTTAGACAGCGTAAGGATGATATTGATCAGCTCGTTCGCTACTTTATTCATCAGGCTGAGCAATCGCAGGTACGCGTTCATCCGTTTGTTTTTGAGCAGTTGCGGAGCTATGACTGGTTTGGTAACGTCCGCGAGTTAAAGAATACGATCGACTATATGCTGACGGTCTGCGATGGTGACGAAATCCACATGAAGGATATCCCGAACGAATCGTTTTTCCAACAGCGCAGTAGGTTATCACTTGTGGAAGAGGTCAGCGCTGAGCCAGAAGCCATGTTGACCATTCCAGAGGAGGAATTACGCAACGTCCTCGAGCTCGTATTAGAGCTATCGGTCAAACAGGAGTCCATCAGCCGTAAAAAAGTGATGGAGCTTGCTCGTGTGAGAAACTTGGCGCTAACGGAGCAACAGGTACGGTACCGATTAGAAATCTTGCAGGAGCGTGGCTACGTCTATATTCAGCGGGGACGCATGGGCACGAGGATAACGGAAGCTGGGAAGGCGTATTTGAATAGTGTGATTTAG